In Bacteroidota bacterium, the sequence CCAGGCCGGTGAAAAAGCTTTGGAATTGATTCAGGAAGCCCGGAAGGGGTAAATTATACCGCCACTCTGCTTTGAATGATCCTGAAAAGATCATTAATGGTCTTAGAAGCGCGAATATCTTCTGCGTTAATGGCTACATCGTATTCAGTTTTCACCAAAGCAATCAGGATGAGTGCATTAATGGAGTTCCATTCGAAATGCTCACGGAAATTACTTTCTGGCTTAAGTACACCCGGTTCAAGGTCGTCGAATTCTTCTTCCAGTTTTGCGATAAAATCTTCTACTTTCATGGTGGTAGTCCTTGTGTGCGGCAAATGTAAAAATAAATTTACTAAATTTCACATCCTTATTCAATGATTAAATATGCAGCAAACAATAGGTATTATCGCTCCCATGACAGACCTGGAGCAATATCATCTGGATCTTACCATCCACCTGCCCCGCGGTCATGAACTCACGCTCGCTAACCTGAATGAACTGGGGCAGCATGATTTTAACACGGAAATACTTCCGCCTTTACCGCAGGCACATGCTTCTATACCTGCTGCCGGGTATTACCTGAGCGGCCTTCTCCGGAAGGAGGGCTACAATACAGTATTATCAGGGAAGTTTGATAAAGCTTCCCTTGAAAAAATTGCCGATGAGGATCCTGTTGCCATTTGCCTGTCTACTACCATGATCCTCAAATCAGGCTCATTAAGGCAGGTTATCAGGAATATCCGGGAGGTAATGCCTCAAACGTTCATCATTGTGGGAGGGGTTTATGTATGGAAGAGTTACCGCTTTTACCAGATTTTTCCTGAAATAGCCAAATCAGATTTTGCAGAAACATTGCTTTTTCAGAAAGGCACCGAAGATATTGAAGCGGATGTTTTTATTGCTGCACCTCATGGAAGGGAATCCCTCCTGATGGTATTGGATGAGTTGAAAAAAGGAAGGGCGGCGGATTATTCGCAAATTCCGAACCTGGCATTTCCTGGAAAAAATGGATACACGTTCACCGAAAGAAAGCATGAAAATGCAGATTTCGAATCGGATATTACACATTGGGATTATATAGAAGATATGCCGGGTCAAATCCCGTTCCGGACTTCCATAGGTTGCCCTTTCCGATGCCGTTTCTGTGATTTTTATCATATCTATCCTGACATATACCTTCGTTCTGGAGAAAGCCTTCTGCGCGAACTGAATATGATTCGTAAAAAGCTGGGAGACAGGCCTGCAATTTTGCACGCTACCGACGATAATGTTTTCATGAACCCTAAGAGGCTGCGTGAAGTGGTTGAAACGATAATAAAATCAGGGATTCCAAGGTGGATTGGTTTTCTGAGGGCTTCATCCGTAAATGAATCGAATATAGAACTGATTCGTCAATCAGGGCTGATGATGGCCATTATTGGAGTTGAATCGGGAGATACAGGCCAGCTTGAAAGAATGAACAAAAAGCAGAAACCGCAAGAGGTTCAAAAAGGGATTGAACTGCTTGATCAAAATGGGATTACTGCGATGATGACCTTTATAGCCGGATATCCCGGAGAAAACATGGAAACTATACAAAATACGGCTAATTTTATGAACAACATGGAAATCGGGTATGCTTCCTCGAGTTATCAGATTTTCCCTTTGTATATTTCACCCTTTAGCGATCTGGTGAAGAAAGAGTTTCAGGATAAATGGGCACTGAGTGGTGTTTATGACCACTGGAAGCATTATACCATGAATAGTGATCAGGCCAGGACCGCGGGATACGAATTATTTAAAAGAACCATTCATGTGCCTTATCATTATAGCCAGGAAAGGACCTGGTACAACAAAGAGAGATTTAATCTTGAAGTGCGCAGGAAACTATTTGGTTTGAGACGGCAATTAACCATAGCCATTGTAGAACATAAGCCATTGGTAGTATCACAGGCGATATTGAATGAGATGACAGTACTGATGAATGGGA encodes:
- a CDS encoding acyl carrier protein, which translates into the protein MKVEDFIAKLEEEFDDLEPGVLKPESNFREHFEWNSINALILIALVKTEYDVAINAEDIRASKTINDLFRIIQSRVAV
- a CDS encoding radical SAM protein; its protein translation is MQQTIGIIAPMTDLEQYHLDLTIHLPRGHELTLANLNELGQHDFNTEILPPLPQAHASIPAAGYYLSGLLRKEGYNTVLSGKFDKASLEKIADEDPVAICLSTTMILKSGSLRQVIRNIREVMPQTFIIVGGVYVWKSYRFYQIFPEIAKSDFAETLLFQKGTEDIEADVFIAAPHGRESLLMVLDELKKGRAADYSQIPNLAFPGKNGYTFTERKHENADFESDITHWDYIEDMPGQIPFRTSIGCPFRCRFCDFYHIYPDIYLRSGESLLRELNMIRKKLGDRPAILHATDDNVFMNPKRLREVVETIIKSGIPRWIGFLRASSVNESNIELIRQSGLMMAIIGVESGDTGQLERMNKKQKPQEVQKGIELLDQNGITAMMTFIAGYPGENMETIQNTANFMNNMEIGYASSSYQIFPLYISPFSDLVKKEFQDKWALSGVYDHWKHYTMNSDQARTAGYELFKRTIHVPYHYSQERTWYNKERFNLEVRRKLFGLRRQLTIAIVEHKPLVVSQAILNEMTVLMNGKDMEIPLDFISGLSVGFDHPAL